The following DNA comes from Malania oleifera isolate guangnan ecotype guangnan chromosome 12, ASM2987363v1, whole genome shotgun sequence.
cttgccaagagtttttattttgtagagaaatacgCATTCcgtgaaaagagtctattcagccccctctagactatatactcccggggtTGGGACGACTAACAATCTCTATTCTTTTgattaagtttatttttataatCTTCTCTTAATACTTCCATATTTGGTTGAAATTCTTTACTTATGACTAAAAGATTTTTTCTTTGGTTTTCTTCTAGAGCTTTTCTCTGTCTTCATCTAATGCTTGATACATTGTTGGTGAtattgattcattagattcttcTTGATAGTTCACTCCTTTAAGTTTACAATATTTGTTTGGTTCTATGTAAaggtttaaaatactttttcttcCCAAGTCTTCAGATCGTTTTGAACTTGATTGTCCTAAGCTTTTACTTCTAGTCAATaatgattgaaaatttattttgacaTTTCCACTTTGATCTTGAATAATTCTTGTTGCAACTGTCTTATGAATATTTCGAATTTTATCTTCAGCATTTTCATTTAGCTCATTAAATTCCCATTCTCTTCCAGCTTGAATTTCATGCCAAAGAAATTTCTTTAGTTGAGATATCAATGAGGTTCACTCATTATTAGCTTGTAATAATAAAGTTGATCCTTTTGGACTTTCTTTAATTGCATTTAGGAAGATTACTGAAGTGATTAATTTATAGTAAATCCTATAAATCATTTCTAAATTTGAAGATCTACTATCCATATTATACCCTTTTGTTTGAATATCTAATGTTAAAAGTTTGTATATGGACTCATCATGTAAATTGATTCATATGTTTGGATAACGTTCAAAATAAATTGATCATTCTGCTATGTTGGATTCTAACATTCCTAAAAGGAAATCGTTGAACTCATGATGTCTAGCATCTCTAAGTAAGACACAGACTGACTTATTAAGACATACTTTTGTCAAAGGGAAAAGTCCTACTTGGACAATTCCGATATGAATCTTATCATATTTTGATCTGTGGGTTGCTAAGTCTTCTAGGTTTAACAGTCTCTTTTGTTGTCTTGCCTCATTTGTTACTATGGAAATTGACTTATTAACAATTTTGACAATATATTATTCATTAACTTCTAAAGAACCCTTTTGTTTAATTATTTGAGATTTCGATTTGGACATTTTCCAGATTTATTTTGCATCTTGCTTTGGTAGATCTTTACCTTTCCAGTTTGCTAATCTCTTTTCAATTTGCCTAATGAAATTTGAAGTTCTTTCTTCTTTGATCTGTCTATTGATGTTGATTCATTTTGATCTGTTTTGTTTTCTCCTAAAAAATTTCATGTTCATTTGATACTGTGAACCAATCTATCCATTATCTTCCTTTGATTTCAATCTTATAGTGTTTAATTTCTTAATTGGGACCACCCTTTTTCACTCGTCGAGCTGACCAAGCGGATTTAACAGGTTGACCAAGCGCTTAGTAAAATTAAATACgcaatttaaaaatcaaagaggattaatgggttatttaaaaaagttaattattttaaacttttagtgacagattctcaaaccatcactaatagtagttttttagtgacagttttataaccgtcactaatactataactTTTAAATATGATTTTCAGCCGAGAAAATGTGTCAATTATAGTGACGGTCTTAAGCTTTTAGTGACGGAATGAAACCATCATTGATAGTTAGTCGTCACCACCGTTTTAGTTACCAATCCGAAACCGTcactaaatcgtcactaataagtattagtgccTGGTTGAaacatatatctaatactagcATTATGTTGTGTGTTTAAACTTTCACTTTAAATAATTTTACAATTcttacatgataaatgatctaacctcttaattaagaaaaaatctatttgatatttattttgtccacttttaaaaattattaagtgTAATTCTTTCTTCTTAGAGTAAGTactcattgtaataaaatcatatgacatagcgaaatCTAAGATCATCACCTCAggttcatttttgtctccatattcaCATCCTCCATGTGTCCCCATACTCACTTTTGTCCATTATCTTTGTATAAGGcaatccatatcttcccaaaattatctcttaaAATTTTCTACTAAATCTACTCGAGGTGTATAATCACTAacgatatttattatctcttggtatAAGACCttattgatttttataattctatcattTACTCTATTTACATTTACAAtgttatcttttaagtttttgttcaCGGTAATTCATATctcattcttatatttttctttttcaatttaaatcatgatttatcaatttctttaaCTTTCTCCCCAGCCCATTTAATTTCTTGAAGAtagattatattaatttttcttctaaacaTTGTGTCAACAATTTTCATACTTTTACCCATAAGTATCCTTATATTgcaagttgttaatctaatcctaTTCTCCTCAACTAACTACTTTACCTACCTATGTCCATAATGATAGaggaaccctcacatatttgacaccatactcAATATTGATACGGTGCATCATTTTAGGACGATGACCTAGCCCACTCCAATTTACTTTTTGCTATAGTCGGGTGGTAAGAGCGCAACGTGTCgctcccaaatacatataattatatataaatatttgtaaGACTCATTTTATACTACGATGCAACATCATTCACTAGCATATGAGCATAACAAGTTGTCTCTTAATATTTCTCTaggctctctctctcctaggCTTGAAAAAACGGGTCATGACCCGATGGGTCACCTGTGACCCGCCCGGTTAAGATGAGGTTGGGTCTATGAAAGTTAACCAATTTATAAATGAATCAACCCATGACcgcccgtttataaacgggtcaaacCGTTTCGGGTCGGGTCACCCGGCAACCTATATGTACCTAATAGGCTAATACCCATTTAAAAGAAACCCTAATCTCTTATCTGCCCTCTGCCCAGACTCCCAGCACTGCACGTCGCACCCCAGGCAGCCCAGCACCGCAGCACTGCAAGAGTGCAGCAGCAGCACCCCCACGCCGTCGCCGTCCCTCTCACTCCGCCGTCGCCGTCTCCGTCACCGTCCCTCTCACTCCGCCGTCGCCGTCGCCGTccccctccctctcactctcaTTCTCCCTCAGTCCCTCTCCCTCTCACGATCTCTCCCTCAGGCAGTCAGGCCTCAGTTTCCCTCTCAGGTTAGCAATTTTTCATGGTTAATTACTTAACTAGATGAAGCCCAGATTCAtcacatattatattatatctcAGTTATTTCAATCTAGAATGATTCATTGGTTATTTTCAACTACAGCATGTGGTTCTTCTGAGTTCCTATGATGccaaaataaatttcatattcCACCATTGTCAGTGCCTGTGCAAGAGATGGGTAagtgaaaagaaagaaagaaataaagcaaggaagaaatatataatttttttatgccAAAATAAATTACATATTCCACCTCCgatctgcatttttttttttttaacattatacgttttttttaagatttaataaataaaatgagtacttttctttaaaaagtaaatttaaaaaaattaaaatatatgagcTCCCCTTCCAAGTAGTTGAGTGTGATTTAAAAATCGCTACATGTGAATAATTGAGCTTCTAATTTTCTGTTTTTCTGTCTCTTTCTGCTATATGTTCCAATATGGCGGATGATGAAACTTtctgtttgtttttcttttttttttttcccctttttggaAGTTTACTGTAGAGTGATGCTACGCATCTGATCTGATACTGTTTTTCTGCTATTCTGCAATTGGTCTAATGTGCATCTGATATGCATCTCTGATTTGTTGTTCTGCTGCAGTTATAGTACAGATATCTAGCcatttattattactttttttgtTGATATGCCATTTTTAGTTTTCTGTTGACGTTAGTCTctgctttcttcttctttgctccaTACATGGattgtttcttttgttttttccttcttctgatttcatttttttcCCAGTGAAATGTTCAATTGGTTTCATTTAATTATGCTACAGCTGACTTTGTATTGAGTTTGGTGCTTATTGTGCTGATTATTTTAGTCTCTGGCTCACAGAGGGAAAGTTTCTggctcaaatttttttcttttttcttttttcttttttaaaattgaaaatctGTTGTAGTTGATCGGATGCTGATGTTGATTTCTGCTATTGTTCTACTTagcttttttcttttatttataaatttgctTCCTTTTTTATTCTCTATCGTGGGTTAACTCATGgattcttccttttttttttgatcaaatggtaaatatattgatcaaaggAATATGTACAATAtactctgggcatacccaggatCAAAGGGAACAACAACCCCAATCACAATGGCAATCATTTAAAATTTACATAGCAACCCAGGCATAGCTAGGTCCATCATGGCCATGGCCAAAAAGCAAAAGCATTACTAACCAAGCCATACATTTACATTCAACCTCTTACTCACAAGAATACAAGTTAAACCTATCAAATACAACTCTAAACACGTGTCTTTGAATTACTTTTACAACTCCTCAGTCAAGATGTCTTCTCcttcaaatttatttttgtttctaaagTGCCATAAGAAGTAGACAGTGGTTGCAAAACCAACTCTCTTCCCTACCGCTTGCATTCCAGTTCCTTTAACCTCTTTATGTAACCATTTTGCTGCAGCTTTAATGGTAGACATGAATCTGATCAACCCTAGCCAGTCTCTTATCTGACCCCAAACAGGTGAAGAAAATTTACAACTGAAGAAGTGGTGGTCTacagtcttggtttcttctttacAAAAAACACATAGCCGGTCAACATCTTCCCCAACAAGCTTATCATTTGTTGATAATTTACCTTTAATACCCAGGCAAAGAATAAAAAGCATGTTTTGGGGTGCTTCCACTCTTCCATACCTCTTTTACCGAAGGGACATTGCTCCCTTTATTTGTCTAGAAATCATAGAAATCATGTGAGCAATTTAACAAATCCCACCCATATAGCAATCTGATAACAGCTTCAGAATTCCCACAATGTTGCAATAATCTGTTTTTAATTTCTATCAACTTCTTAAACAGAGGAGAGTCACTTTTCATGGAAGTAGCTCCCCAAATATCAGAGCCCGTAAGGTATACCTGGTGAATCTACTTAGCCCAAAGAGAATCTTTCTTTGAATGTATATTCCACAGAGTTTTTGTCAGCAGAGTTGAGTTCCAAGCATTTAAATCGAACACCCCCAGCCCCCCTTTAGATTTTGAGAGACATAACTCCCTCCAGGACACTGAAGGTTTCTTTTTCCCACCCCAAAGGAAGACACTACACAATTTTACAATCTGATCAAGCACATTCTTTGGAATGGGAGAGATTGTTAgccataaaccctcaacccctTGAACAACTGAGTTGATAAGTTCAAGCCTCCCTGCATATGATAGTGTATGTCCTGGCCAGCCTTTAAACAGGTTAGCAAGTCTATTTACCAAAGGAGCTTAATGAGTACAATTCAACCTTGAGGTTGCTAAAGGTATTCCCAAATATCTAAATGGAAAGCTCCCAACAGACATTTCAGTCAACTGCAACAGCTTTTCTAATTCCTGTTCCTTCACTCCAGCATGGTAGATATTCAATTTCAGACAATTTGCTGAGAGTCCCGAGCAGCTGGAAAATTTCCCCAAGCAATCCATTGGGTGCCCAACAGATGATATATCTCTTCTTAAGAAAAGCATGAGGTCATCTGCAAAACCAAGATGATAAATTTTCAGTTTATCACATTTAGGGTGGAAATGGAAATCTGCTTTGCTTTCCAAGGTCTTCAGCAGTCTAGAAAAATACTCCAAGCAAATAACAAATAGTAGTGGGGATAGGGGGTCCCCCTGCTTGAGACCTTTCCTTCCTTTGAAAAATCCATGAAATCTTCTATTAAGAGATAAGGAGTATGTGGTAGAGAACACACACTCCATAATCCAACCAATCATAACTGATGGAAAATTCAGATGTACCATCATGTCATTTAAAAAGGACCAGGAGACAGAGTCGTATGCCTTCTTAAGGTCAATTTTAAACATACATCTTGGGGATATACGCTTCCTTGCATACCCTCTCACCAGTTCTTGGACTAAGTAGATGTTCTCAACCATACTTCTCTGCTTCACAAACACAGCTTGAGCTGGATTAACAATGTGCTCGAGACCATCTTTCAATCTGCCATCAATCACCTTGGCTATTACCTTGTAGAACACATTACAGCAGGATATTCTTCATTCTTCTCTTTTTATTCATCCTTTTTTTCAATCATTGGGACTTAAGTATTCATATAGTTGATCTCACCTAGTGGGGCTTAAGGcttgtttttgttattgttgttgttgtatgtcaATGATGCTAGTGCTACTTGTATTACCTTTTGTCAAACTTGAGGATAAGGGTGTAGTGGCCTCATGCAGGACTATTGCAAATTTACTAACTTGCTTAATCAAATGGCGCCATGGCAGTGAACTGGGATTCTACATAGAACAAGGTTGAAGTACAAGATGACATTTGGGATCTGCTTATTTAAAGTGGCACCCGTATACAATCAAGTTTAAGAATGGTGAGGATTGTAGAGATTTTGTATTACTAATGTTAGGCCAAATTTTTTGATTGGGAGTATTAACATCTTTGCCATTTCCATATTTCTTATTATGTGATGTCCAATGTCAGCAATTGAAAGAATGGTGTTTCATGTTAGATATTACCATTTTTGCGAtaacttctttatttgcaaatACTTATtggtccaaaaaaaaaaaaattcaaatttcaagcCATTTAAATGCAATGGCTCTTTCTGCAATTCCACGCATCAAATGTCTATATTTGCTGCGGCAAATGTAGTCTTTGTGTATATTacttaatggaaaaataaatattGATTTAGGGGTTTTGACATTCATTGGTTTGTTATCTAATATCCTTTTCTATATTCTAAGAAAAATGCTTTGATTTATCTGTTGTTTGCCCATGCTCATGGATTGTTCTAGCTTTTGAATCTTGATAGCTCAAATAATAGCTCACAAATCTAGTTTAGCTTTGTTATTTCTGTATTTTCAGGGACAAATCTTTAACCTTCAGTTTGTTATTTGGCATCTTTTGTTAATTGACCGTGACTATATGCCTGTATTGTATTCTAGTTATCTAATTCTCTTCTATTAAataagtttccttttttttttttgtagatttAAAATCTGATTGTGCTGATTTAAAATTGAAGATGGAGACTTATGttgctttgtattttttttttttggttggtaTATGCATATGTATTAAAATTAGCTgagattaattttaattttcattcatatcatgatatGTCTAACAATTAGTCCTGAGATCCTAGCCATTTTAGGTCTTACTTTTAGGATTTGTTGCATTGTGCTCATGTTGTCTCATGTTCATGATTCCCTGCCCATGCCTGTACTCGTACCCTAACCAGTCTTTTTTGTCATGCATTATGTAAAATGGTTCGAAGGCTGAAGGTTCTCACTTTCAGAGCTTATGCCCTTCGCAATTGTCCTCCATTCCTGTTTTATGAATAATTCAATTGAAACCTTGGAATGCTTTTGGGGATTATTGGGCTTTATTTTGGATAAATGAGTCCTCGGAAAAAGCATCTTTTTTCTTTCCGTGTATGAGAAGAGATGGTAAATCTCTGAAACTTCTATTTGTAATATTATACGTGATATCTTTTGTTGAATGTTGATATTAAATGTTTGCAATATGGAAATTCTCTCTCCCAGGGTTGTTTTGTGTTACCCTTCTAGGCAATTGGAATTGATTATTGGCTTGTTACTTTCTGTAAAATTACTTGAGGGCTGAAGTATCTTTCATTTAGAACTTATTTTGCTTCAACACAtgtattgagtttttcaaaatgcggattattttcaaattttatttattttatttgttcttgTGTCAAAAGTAATTGAAATTTGATGATAACTCTTCATGCAGTGAGAGAGTAGATCATGGCAGACTTGGAAAAATTGCTCCTAGAGGCAGCAGGAAGAACTGGTGCGGGAGGGAGGAACCAGAACTCACTTCCACCATCTAGAAGGCGACTTCAAGGTTCATATTCCGATGATGGAAGTGATTCTAAGGATGATGATTCAGATGATGATCATGGTTATGCAAGCAGGAAGCCCTCTGGATCTCAAGTTCCTTTGAAAAAGAGACTGGACCCAACTGAAAGAGACAATGATCAGGGCAGTCAGGAAGAAGGGGATGATGGTTTTGCTCACGAGGGTGAAAGTGGTGATGACTCGGATGTTGGGAGTGATCTATACAAGGATGAAGATGACCGAGAAGAGCTCGCTCAATTACCTGAACTTCAGAGAGAAATGATTTTGTCAGAACGAGCAACAAAAAGAGATGATAAGAAACTGCAGCAGGTGGTTAGGTCAAAGTGGGGCAATGAGAAGAAAACACAATCCAGAAAAGAGACACCCCCTCTTGCATCTTCTCGTGGTGTGCGCTCATCAGCTAGGTCTGCTGATAGAGCAGCTGCCAAGGATGATGCATTAAATGAGTTGCGAGCAAAACGGCTGAAGCAGCAAGACCCAGAGGCTCACCGGAAACTGAGGGATGCTGCTCGAGGAGGTTCTGCCAAGCGGGAGTTTTCTCCAATCAAACGAAATGCCATTCCTGCTGCTGGTTTGAGTAGCTCCAGTCAGAGTGAGAGTGAAAGTGGGTCCCATAGTGAAGATGATGAATCAACAGGGGATGGAGGAATGGCTGACAGTGATGACGATGGGGACATGGGCCGGCCTGAGGTGCCAACATTTGATGATATAAAGGAGATTACAATTCGGAGGTCAAAACTGGCAAAATGGTTTATGGAGCCATTCTTTGAAGAGCTGATTGTGGGCTGCTTCGTGAGGGTTGGAATAGGGAAGTCAAAAGCTGGCCCTATATATAGGCTGTGCATGGTCCGGAATGTCGACGCCACTGACCCTGATCGGTATTACAAGCTAGAGAACAAAACTACACATAAGTATCTGAACTGTGTTTGGGGCAATGAAAGCTCTGCTGCAAGGTGGCAGATGGCTATGGTTTCAGACTCTGCACCACTCAAGGAGGAGTTTGACCAGTGGGTAAGGGAGGTGGAGCGTAGTGGGGGCCGGATGCCAAGCAGACAGGAAGTGCTGGACAAAAGTGTGGCTATACAAAAAACCAACAATTTTGTTTACTCTGCAGCTACTGTGAAGCAGATGCTACAGGAGAAAAAATCAGCCTCGTCAAGGCCATTAAATATTGCGGCAGAGAAAGACCGGCTGAGGAGGGAGATGGATGTGGCAGAAAGTAAGCATGATGATGCTGAGGTTGAGAGGATCAAGGCAAGGCTGCAGCAACTTGAGGCATCTCGTCAAGCCCAAGAGAAAGATGCCAAGGCTATTAGGCTTGCTGAAATGAACAGAAAGAACAGggttgagaattttaaaaatgCATCAGAATTAAAACCAGTTAACACCAGTTTGAAGGCTGGGGAGGCTGGGTATGATCCTTTTTCGAGGAGGTGGACACGGTCAAGGAATTACTATGTATCAAAGCCTGGTGGAGGGGAGGAGGCTGCTGTTGTAGCAAATGATGATGCAACAGCTGCATTGGCATCTGTAGACAGTAATGGTGCAGGAGTGAGGGTTACAGCTGAGGCTGGCATGGCAGCTACAGCAGCAGCTTTAGAAGCTGCAGCTGATGCAGGGAAACTGGTGGACACGAATGCTCCTGTGGATCTAGGCACAGAATCGAATTCTCTGCACAATTTTGAGCTTCCAATCTCATTGGCTGCACTCCAGAAGTTGGGTGGTCCTCAGGGAGCCCAGGCAGGGTTCATGGCAAGGAAGCAGAGGATAGAAGCCACGATAGGACGCCAGGTCCCCGAGAATGATGGGAGGAGACATGTGTTGACGCTGACTGTTGGCGACTATAAAAGACGGAGAGGACTGCTATGAAATCTTGTGATTGTCGCTTTCTAGCGCCACCATCTGTTCATGCCTTATCTTCGTGGGAAAGTGAAAGTTTGTTCTTGAGGTCTCTGTGTAAATTTATATCATGACCTAGACGTATTTGATCCCCTTCATGAAAGTTAAAGCTTGTCCCATTAGATCCCCTTCATGAAGCTTATTTTTTGGTCAGGCCGTGTTTTTGGCTGTTGTCATCATGTGCCTgcttttccttgttttttttttatttttttttggggggggggggtggtagAGGAATAGAAGGCTTGGGATGGGAAAGAAAAGCTTGTGATGCTCCTCCAATatctttatttaatttaaaatggGTGCATGGT
Coding sequences within:
- the LOC131144990 gene encoding protein RTF1 homolog, with the translated sequence MADLEKLLLEAAGRTGAGGRNQNSLPPSRRRLQGSYSDDGSDSKDDDSDDDHGYASRKPSGSQVPLKKRLDPTERDNDQGSQEEGDDGFAHEGESGDDSDVGSDLYKDEDDREELAQLPELQREMILSERATKRDDKKLQQVVRSKWGNEKKTQSRKETPPLASSRGVRSSARSADRAAAKDDALNELRAKRLKQQDPEAHRKLRDAARGGSAKREFSPIKRNAIPAAGLSSSSQSESESGSHSEDDESTGDGGMADSDDDGDMGRPEVPTFDDIKEITIRRSKLAKWFMEPFFEELIVGCFVRVGIGKSKAGPIYRLCMVRNVDATDPDRYYKLENKTTHKYLNCVWGNESSAARWQMAMVSDSAPLKEEFDQWVREVERSGGRMPSRQEVLDKSVAIQKTNNFVYSAATVKQMLQEKKSASSRPLNIAAEKDRLRREMDVAESKHDDAEVERIKARLQQLEASRQAQEKDAKAIRLAEMNRKNRVENFKNASELKPVNTSLKAGEAGYDPFSRRWTRSRNYYVSKPGGGEEAAVVANDDATAALASVDSNGAGVRVTAEAGMAATAAALEAAADAGKLVDTNAPVDLGTESNSLHNFELPISLAALQKLGGPQGAQAGFMARKQRIEATIGRQVPENDGRRHVLTLTVGDYKRRRGLL